The Chelmon rostratus isolate fCheRos1 chromosome 9, fCheRos1.pri, whole genome shotgun sequence sequence AGTGAACATCCTCACGCGGTTGCActtctcatttcatttaaaagtcATTAGTAAGAGTAACAGAAAAGCCATGATGAAATTCGAAGAgataaatgtgagaaaaaaaaagaagaagctaGATTGACAACATCAGTGGTGGAAGCCGTACTTGGATCCTGTACTTAAGTTTAAGCACCAATACAGCAATGTGAAAGTGCTCCATTACAAGTAGTCTTCAATTTAAACTCCTACTTAAGTCAAAGTACCAAAATGTGCtatataaacagagaaaataaccATTCTGCAGGGTCCTGACAGTGGTACAATATTACACGATTACATTGTTAATACTGGTGCATCTATTCTTAAGCAGCATCTGCTGTCGCTGCGTGAGGTTGTTTAACCACTTTAACTGCAgttagtttagtccagtggttcgCAGCTGGAGGGTCACAGTATGAATCTGGGGGATCACAACATGTATTTTTTGGACTTTTATCTCAGCTTTTAATGATTTTAGGGgacttttctcctttttgtgcATCAGAGTTATTTCAATGAAACCATCACAATCGCCCTTTGATGGAACTGCTGATAACTCACTGGACTCTTCAATGCAGCCATTGGTGCCTCAAGTGGACACAGATTTTTGGTGAGGGGCCCGcaagccaaaaacaaacaaacaaacaaacaaaaaaactgggAACCACTGCTTTAGTCTTGAACtatctgttttggtttttgagCTTAGCATATCTTTTTCTTAATATAAAACCTAAATTTGTTAAAAAGTTAAGAGTAACAGTTGTCATATAAAAAATCAAGTAGCATTACATGGAAAGTGCAGCACAATAACTGGTCCACTTCATCTCTTGTCTGTGATGGCCACACAGGGCTGCATACAAACCCTGACTGGTAAAATCTACACAAAGTGGGAAGAGCCTGTTTACTGTATTATACATACAAGTCAATTAGATGCTTGTTTGGACTTCTTCATGCACAAACAACTCTGTTTTGTAAGTGACCCATTGCCTCAGGCGGCTGCACACAGGGAGCAGACACTGCTGAGTAGATGGTGAAGGTCAAAAGGGGACACTTTGgtttcatttgatgttttcaggactgtttctttgtgtggttCCCAAGGGTGGTTGGTTCTCTCTGCAGCATAATCGAGACAATTCCTTGTTTGTTAAAAGCCCCATGTTATTCAGCTTTccagttattttttaaatatattgaaACTGGAGATAAGAATGatgttttgagtttttttttttaaagccaagTCATCCAAGATTAGGACAGctgctttattttgtctgaaaCAGCCCACAGAAAGACAAATTATCTCTCTGATTTCTCTCGCATAAGTGTCAGGTTAGTATTAAAATAGGTCTCGCCTTTCGTCTGGGTGTGCTGAGGTAAGTGTGAAAGCAAAGGCAGAGCGGAGAGTCGCTATGGCTGCATGAGAGTCTGCGAGAGTTTCCAGCCCCTAAATGATGATTTTCATGTGAAAGCAATGGtggttttcacttcctgtaacCACCAGTGTGGGGTACATCTCCCACTTTGTTTGCTCCAGTTAATGCCCACACTAATCAGCTTCTTACTCATTATTTGAATTAATAATTAGACTAGGCCCACTTTATTTAGTAATTGTTTAGTAATAAGTACCCGAAAAACCAGGAAGTGCAAACCACATGattcaaaattacatttaattaccTGCAAGAATAAGAATGTTGTttagtcttcttcttcttaagaAGAATAATGTTtgattgtaaatgttttttacaAAACAGCATTTGGTTTACAGTGCTCATAGAATAGAAAATTTGTattcaaaacagcaacaacagcagcattgCTTTCCAGAACCAGCGTCCCTGTGACTCTGGATAATCCCCTGAACAAGCTGTCAACTGTTTTTAAAGGGACCATAAAAGAGACAACTCCACTCAAGACTATTGACAGTGTTTGGAGGATATTGTCTCTGGAAAGACACACTGCTGTCGAGGTTTACAATTTTTTAATGAGCACAAACAAAATTTGATTACAATACACTGTACTGGGGAGCTCAGGGCATCTCAGAGGCACACATATCAAAACCTGgtcaaataaaaccaaaaatgacTTGATACCTGAAACAATTCTTTTCATCACAATTTGGACACATTGACACTTTTACAATGACCCCTGATGTGCcagtttgaaataaaatgtgtattgtCCATGGTGTATCAGAGATATGATGTGATAAAATGTGTAACTGCTTATGTTTCCACAGAGGTGAATGACACAAGCCCGCCCTCTAGTGTTCAAGATTCAAAACTACATCCAGGGATTGCTTTGTGTTATTGAAGTGTCTGCTGGCTGAGCCTACTCACATGAAATCTGTTCTCATCAATCACagccaaatgtttttttctgtcccctgtcttttctgtctgatCCGCTGCTCTTTCTCATATCAACATGTATTCATGTGCATCAGTAACTTCACTCAGCAGCTCATTATCATAGAATTTATCTGCTTTTGACTGTGACATGCAGGCGATGCAGGCGCAGCACGGCAGCGACAGATGACCCCGCAGTCCTGTGTGTTTAGGTACAGCTGCGTCGCCTTCGCTCAGCCTGTGTTTCTCCACACTTGTGTTTACCCGAGCAGGATCCCACGACAGTTACCATAGAAACTCCAGCGCCTGACACCAGCAGAGTGGGGTTCATTTTCCAAGGATTTGCACATGCAAGAGAACACAGATCATGGCCGGAAAAAAACCAGGACGTTTGGTTGAGAGTATCAAAAGAATTTTTAATTGAGTCGTTCTTAGTTCACAAACCACTTGAAGGTAAAAAAGATTTTGCAGatttgtctatttttttatgattttgtaTGATCACCAGCATACATCAAGCATAGGTAGTAAGTAATGACATTGATATTACATTACAGATGGACAGTCGTGGCAATAGCTACTtgcctctgcatgttttttaatgtgtatttaatCATGTCCCTTTAATATATCAGCTTAGTACACATCTACATATCTCCTAACGTCAATGTCTCAtgcactgacagaaaaagaTTAGGATACTTTATTGAGGGATGTCTGCTATCACAACGCCTGTCCATTTGCACCCTATATCTCAGCAATGGTGGGCAGCATGCAGGCTCGCACACGCGTCTCCCTCCACGCCGACCTGCAGTCGGAGATCCATTGGGAGATGAGGGATTGTTTGACGGTTggattctctctctccccctctgctcctgtgtctgttggcccccctctccctctggcCTCCAGCCTGGTCAGGCTGTGCTTTGGGGAGACGTTTGGAACAGAAGTGTCAGCGCTGGTGTGTAACTCGGGGCAGCTGCTCTTGCGTCGGCGTGGGAGGTCAGGACCTGAAGCACAGGGGATGCTGTGAGCTCTGGGGCGAGCCTGGCCCTCCCAGATGCTCCCGTGTTGCCTTATGAACCTTCCTTCGGCAAATGCCCTCCTCACACCTCCCGAGACGTTGTTCTGGTGTCCATAAAGATACTCCAGTGGGTCAGAGTTGCCAAACTTGAGCTCGCCATCCagttctttctcctctcccagcTGCACGTTGCTGGCATGCGCCTCCTCCATGGAGCTGAATTCAAAGGTGCCTGATGGAGTCCCACTGAGCTGTGACAGCCGCATCCTCTGGTGCACAGCGTCCAGCTGCCGAGTGGGGAAGGTGGGGTGGGCCAGGtggcagatggagaggaagtAGTCCTCTGAGGAGACAGCCTGGCCGTGGCCGGCGATGTGGAGTGTGTTGGCCTCATTCAAATCCCTCACCGTCTCTTCTGTGCCCTCTCTGATTGTGGGCAGCAGGAGCCTTCTCTTGGACAGCAGTCTGGACCGCGGCCGCATGGCTGACAGAAAGGCAAGGAGGAAGGAGGTCATGTTTAGAGCCAAAATCTGTCAAATGTCTGGGAACATGCAGACAGTGTGCAAAAGCCTCAGGAAAGCCATTTTCTACTGTATGTCTTCAGTTTTACAGTAAATTCACTGTatattttgagttttttcttGCAAAACCAGATTTTAGCACATTAACTAGATGTGGTAATAGCAGTCGAATATGATTGGCTGGCtgaaatgatgatgtcatctgaCCAGGTGTAATAAAGGTTTTGGCTGCCAGGTTCAGCTTCATAAGGAAACAATTAACATCACCACATTTCATTCCCGATAGCTTGTGGCTGAGGATGTAATAACACAGTGTACTCATGCACTGTATAGTGTCAGATAACACATATCTtgaaacacactgtttgtttccagccCTTTATGCAAATACCTCATCTGACGAATGTGTTTTTCCCTTGATATGATTTTCCTGTTGCATATGAGGGACATTGTTCACATGACAGATAACTGTTAGTCGCCTGTAGCCTTTCAAAACACAAGCGTGTTTTTGCCCCTGAATCAATCAAATGTAATTCACATGAGAgccttcctctccacctcttgACTCTCCTCTTCCCCTTTTCAGACACCATACCTTGCTTATTTTGGAGTGGCAGTGCAAACAGCCCAAAATACAAACAATCCCAGCAAAGGAGCAGCAAGAGGCAACATAAATAGGTGCCTATTTCAAATGCCACCTCAGTCATGTAGAGCCACAGAATGTGTCAGCTTATATTTTCTTATGTAACCCCCATATTGTTATAACCCTGAGTGTAGCCCACAATATATTTTGGTCTGGACCTCCGTGCCAAAAATAGTGCCAGCCAAACCAAAATGCCAGCCTCTCCCAGTTTCTTCCAAGGTGTAACCATTGCTAAATTTAGACCACACCTTCAGTATACAGCGGCTAAAAATGgttccacagcagcagcggcacAGAATAGGCACCCTGTGTGTACTCACCTCTTGCATTTTCAGTAATTATGTAAGGCTTTTCTGCACAATTTGCTTCCCCACTCACCTTTGTCTTTGTAtccagttgtttttttccccttcttttctctgctcttgtAATCTCAAATATCagtctgcagcctttttttgcagctttttaatTCAGGATGCTGTGTCTCCAGCCAGTGAtgctgcttctccttctctgtggCTCCTACTGTCTCTGACCAGAGGCAGCGGTAGAATGCAGATTTATCTCCTCCTcacatccctcctcctcctcccctcttccctctctctctctctctctctccctagCTTACTTTTGGTTTGCCCTCCTTCCCTGGTTCTAAAAATAGACACACCATCCATTTCCTCGGCCCCGGCTCTGTCATTGGCCGACTGTAttgatggagagagaaaaacagaggcagagggaggagagagagaggacggagggatggatggagaaaGTGGggtgatgagagagaggaaaataaaagagaaaaacagagacaggaaaggagaTGGAGGTTTATTTTTGCTCTGCTTTTTTCAAGACGTGCTATTTCTAAAACTGACTGTAAGTGAACACAGTCACCCCTGTAATTTTGGAGAATCTACCAAAATATATGATGCTTTCTGACAAGAAATCTACatactgcagagctgctgtaatcATGTTGGACTTTTGCTGTGTGACACACGTAATGTGCATCAAATCCGGCGGGCATGTGACAGCTTTGCACATGTTTActtctgtgtgagtgcatgtgtgtttgtggacaaCACACAGCTGCAATCACAGGACCGCTGACCTGAAGAAGCCTCAACAATCTCCCTCTGTTGAATGAATTCCTCGTTCACGaatcacacatttaaaacatgcacgCCACGTTTGAACCTGTAGGATCTTTCACAAGCTGTTTCTTCACTCTGTAGGCGACTGAAATGCGCTTCATTATGAAGACGCTGTCATGTCACACTCACTGAATATCTGGGACGTATTTTGAAGCACTGAATTATAAAGCAGATATTTTAGCCTCAAACAAGCATTTCAGCTTGTATTAAAGTGGAAAATTTGAATAAGAGAGCCTAATTTTAGATTTGGGGCAGACGTGTGAGACAGTTAGATGGATGTCCTCTGGGCAGCTTTGTGGTAATATTGTCTATTTGTGCCTCGCTTCACTGCAAAGATTTGACAGTAAAAATAGTTGCATGGAGGCAAAGCTTTTTTACCTCCCATGCGCAGATTCTGATTACTGTTCAAAACTGATTTGACGGCACTCATGGCCGAAGCTGTTTTGAGGGCACGTGACGTTGTGTGAGATTCAGGCTTCTGTGGTAAAATCAGTCATGAGggtgtaaacaaaaaaaaaaaaaaaaaaaaaaaaagcatagttGTAATAATTCATTTCACGGGGCTCAATTTGACAAACGTGAtctctgcagaacacacacaggaaatttGATTTAACAATCAGCATTTGTTGAGATGATTGTGAAGTTGGACTCGACTGTAACATTTCAGAAAAGTAACTGGGGAATTTTTTCCAATAGAAGTTAGTTCAGTGCAGTAAAATACAGTCAGGAGCCATTTCTGTTATCAGTTATCAGTTAATACCTGTTAAAACACGTTCTGGATATCATCTAGATATTCCTGGTAACGATATTTCCCACAAGCACTGGACAACTATAAATGCGCATGTTTATTTCAATATACTTATAATTGTGACACATTCATTATCAATATTTACGTGGTGAATGTAATAAGCAGGATCACAGGACtgctcaccagaggatttacACACAGGAACATCCTGCTTCTGACCCTTCAGTCAACAAGCTGCCCCTGTGCCTGGGGGAAAAGGctttgcacgtgtgtgtgtgtgagtgtgtctgtctgtcgggCCAGCATGATCCCTGATGAGTCAGATGAGTCACATCTTCTTTGCATCCAGCCTATAAAAAGAATCTGGGCTTTTTATGGATCTGTAATGGACTAGTCACAAGGAACTAAATTAGCCTcaaagccacacaaacacacacacatgctcacatcgGCACGTGGCGTCGCTCAGTCAAACTCTGGACAGACTCTCGGGCACCACACTGGCTGCATTCATCAGTTGCATTCTGCTAATGACAAACACCAGGCACAACACGAGACCACCAGGCCGCGCTTCCTAACAACATGGCGGGATGTGAATTTATGACAGAAACAACAAGCACGTGATTAAACAGCAGCTACGATGGCATTTCTATTTGatgccctgtgtgtgtttacagggaAGTAGCTGTCTTATCAGCAGGCATATTAAAGAATGGGTCCAGCTGCTTTTTGATGGCTCTCATCCCGGAGCctgcagacagtgtgtgtgagtagtgtgtgtgctgtaggaAGAAAATTAGCCTCTGTGAAGTCAGACTGTTGGACCACTGCATTCAAACTGAGGAGGATTCGCATAATACCAACTTTCAGCCAAACCAGTGGAAAAGAAGACAAGATAGAtagacatgaatgaatgaataatgaattgtAAATAATTATGAATGTATAATACATAATAGTGacagctctgttctgttcaagtGTGCAATAAGccatcacagtgtgacagtgagccagcatgcaaaACGCCTGGACCCTGAAACTGAtctgaacatca is a genomic window containing:
- the si:dkeyp-72g9.4 gene encoding uncharacterized protein si:dkeyp-72g9.4 yields the protein MRPRSRLLSKRRLLLPTIREGTEETVRDLNEANTLHIAGHGQAVSSEDYFLSICHLAHPTFPTRQLDAVHQRMRLSQLSGTPSGTFEFSSMEEAHASNVQLGEEKELDGELKFGNSDPLEYLYGHQNNVSGGVRRAFAEGRFIRQHGSIWEGQARPRAHSIPCASGPDLPRRRKSSCPELHTSADTSVPNVSPKHSLTRLEARGRGGPTDTGAEGERENPTVKQSLISQWISDCRSAWRETRVRACMLPTIAEI